GTGTCGAGCGCCGGCACCAGCCGCTCGACGTGCCGCCCCGTCCGGGCCGAGACGTTGACCCGCGGCGCCCACTGCACCTGGACGAGGTCCCGCTCGATCTCCCGCTCCAGGTAGCGACGGCGCTCGTCGTCGAGCAGGTCCCACTTGTTGTAGGCGATGACCAGCGCCCGGCCCGCCTCGACGACCATCGAGATGATCCGGGTGTCCTGCTCGGTCAGGGTCTCGCTGGCGTCGATGAGGACGACGGCCACCTCGGCCTTCTCCAGCGCGGCCTGGGTGCGCAGCGAGGCGTAGAAGTCTGCGCCGCGGGTCTGGTGCACCCGGCGGCGGATGCCGGCGGTGTCGACGAGCTGCCACGTGCGCCCACCGAGCTCGACGAGCTCGTCGACCGGGTCCCGGGTGGTGCCCGCGGTGGCGTCGACGACGACCCGCTCGCTGCCGGCGAGGCGGTTGAGCAGACTGGACTTGCCGACGTTCGGCCTGCCGACGAGGGCCACCCGCCGCGGCCCCCCGGCGACCGGACCCAGCCGCTCGCGCGGGGTCTGCGGCAGAACCTCCAGGACGGCGTCCAGCAGGTCCCCCGAGCCGCGCCCGTGCAGGGCGGAGACCGGGTGCGGCAGCCCGAGGCCGAGCGACCACAGCGAGGCGGCCTCCAGCTCCCCGCGCTCGTCGTCCACCTTGTTGGCCACCAGCAGCACGGGCTTGCCGCTGCGGCGCAGCAGCCGGACCACGGACTCGTCGGTGCTCGTCGGCCCGACCGTGGCGTCGACGACGAACAGGACGGCGTCCGCCAGCTCGACGGCGATCTCCGCCTGCTCGGCAACCCGGGCGTCGAGGCCCGCGACGTCCACCTCCCAGCCTCCGGTGTCCATGACCGTGAAGCTGCGCCCGGCCCACGTCGCGGGGTAGGTCACCCGGTCCCGGGTGACCCCGGGGACGTCCTCGACGACGGCCTCCCGCCGTCCGAGGATGCGGTTGACCAGGGAGGACTTGCCGACGTTGGGACGCCCGACGACGGCGAGCACCGGCAGCGGGCCGGCGTCGCCGCCGGGCAGGTCCTCCGGTGCGGCCTCGAGCAGCGAGAGGTCGGACTCGTCGAGCTCGTAGTCCTCCAGCCCGGCGCGCAAGGCCTCTGTCGGGTCGACGGCATCGTTCCGGTCGGTCATCGTGGCTCCCCGGTGCGGTCGGCGACGACCTGGAGGACGGCGTCCACCGCCTGCTCGAGAGTGAGGGTCGAGGTGTCCACGGTGACGACCCCGTCGGCTGCTACGTGGAAGGTGGAGACGGTGGCGTCGTCGCGGTCGCGGCGCAGCACCTCGTCCCGGGTGGCAGCGAGCGCCTCCTGGGCGCTGTGGCCGTGCAGCTCGAGAGCGCGGCGGGTCAGTCGCGCCTCCTCGTCCGCGGTGAGCAGCACCCGCACGTCGGCCTGCGGCGCGACGACCGTGGTGATGTCCCGGCCCTCCGCGACGATGCCGGCCGGGGCGGCGGCGATGATCTCCTGCTGCCGGTGGACGAGCTCGGCACGGACGGCGAGGTTCGTGGCGACCAGGCTGACCTGCCGGGAGATCCGGCTCTCCCGGATGGCGGCGCCGACGTCCTGACCGTCGACGAGGACCCGGGGGTCGGCCGGGTCGGTCCCCATCCGCAGGGGCAGGCGGCGGGCCTCCTGCGCGACGGCCTCGACGTCGGTCAGGTCGATGCCCCGCTCGAGGCACCACCAGCACACCGCCCGGTACATCGCCCCGGTGTCGAGGTACGCCAGCCCGAGCCGGCGGGCCACCTCTCGGCTGACCGTCGACTTGCCCGAGCCGGACGGACCGTCGATCGCGACGACGATGCGGCGCTGCAGGGCGGGCACGTGCGACTCCTCGACGGTTCGGTGGGGGCTGTGCCGAGCCTAGTGGAGTACGCCCGCACCCCCCGCCCTTCGGCCTCCACCCCCCTCCCTCGTGATCATGCAATCCCGCCACCCTCGCCCCGCCCCCTCCCCTCGTGATCATGCAATCCCGCCACCCTCGTGAGGCGTGGTGCAGCTGTTCCACCAGCACAGGCAAGGGTGGCGGGATTGCATGATCACCGAAGGGGAGTATCCACGATCACCGAAGGGGCGCTGGGGGTGGCGGGATTGCATGATCACCAATAGGGGTGTTCGAGCGATCAGCGAGGGGAGGAGTGGACGACCCAGCCGCGGTGGCTCAGGGCGGTCTCGAGCCGCTCCCGGGCGGCGGGGACCACCGACAGCTCGGCCAGACCCACCGGCTGGCCCGGAGAGTGCTCCAGACGCAGGTCCTCGAGGTTGACCCCGATCTCCCCCATGTCGGAGAACAGCCGCCCGAGCTCACCAGGCCGGTCCGGGACGACGACCGTGACGACGGCGTACGGCGTGGGCGGCGCCCCGTGCTTGCCCGGAATGCGCGCGTGCCCGTCGTTGCCGGCAGCCACCACGGCGGCGAGCGCGGCACTCGCGCCGACCGCTGGGCCGCCGTCCCCCGCGGCAGCACCCGCGCCCTCGCCCGCCAGGCGGTCCAGGGCGTCCAGGACGACGTCGAGGTCGTCGCGCAGCGCACCGAGCACTCGGCGGACCGGGGCGGCGTTTCCCCCGAGGATCTGCACCCACAGCGCGGGGTCGCTGGCGGCGATCCGGGTGACGTCCCGCAGCCCCTGACCGGCCAGGGCGACGGCCTCGGCAGGGGCGTCGCGCAGCCGGGCCGCCACGAGGCTCGCCGCGACCTGCGGGACGTGCGAGACGACCGCGACGGCCTCGTCGTGCGCCGCCGCCGACAGCGCCACGGGGGTCGCGCCGAGGTCGGTGACGAGGTCCTCGACCCGGCGCACGGCGGCCGCCGTCGCACCCGGGACGACGACCCACGGCCGGCCGGCGAACAGGTCCGCGCGTGCGGCGACCGCGCCGCCGCGCTCGCGCCCCGCCAGGGGGTGACCGGGCACGTAGCGCGCCAGGTCACCGCCGCGGTCGGCTACCCGGCGCAGCGGACCGGACTTGACGCTCGCGACGTCGGTGACGACGGCGTCCGGCCAGCGCGCCAGCTCCTCGGCGACGACGTCCCCGGTGACGTCCGGCGGGGCGGCGACGACGACGAGGGCCGGCGGCGGGTCGTCGTCCGTGGCGGGTCGGCCCGCGCCGAGGTCACGGGCGAGAACCACGGCGGACGGCGAGGGGTCGGCGAGCAGGACGTCGACCCCCCGAGTCGCCAGGGCGAGGCCCACGGACGTGCCGAGCAGCCCGGTGCCGACGACGCGCACCGGTCCGCGGGTACGGGTGAGGCTCACGGGCCTACTGCGCGAGGTCCCGGCGCAGCACCTCGGCGCCGCGCAGGTAGACGTGCTGCACCTGGCTGCGGGGAACGTCCAGCTCCGCGTGCGCCATGAGCCGGACGACGCGGGGCAGGGCGCCGGGCACGTCGACCTCGACCGTGCACAGCAGCGGGACGTCGCCGAGGCCGAGCTCGCGGGCCGCCAGCGCGGGGAACTCGCTGCGCAGGTCGGCGGTGACGGTGAAGATGATCGAGATGAGGGCGTCCCGGTCGAGGCGGTTCGCCTCGAGCACCTGGGTGACCAGCTCGCGGGTGCGCTCGAGCAGGTGCTCGCGCTCGTCCACCTCGAGCTGGGTGGCCCCGCGGATGGCCCGCACCGCCATCGGTACCCCTCCTCGCGTCGTCCGCTGTCGGGACGAGCCTACCGACGCATCCACCTGCTGAGACGCCATGACCACCACCCGGACCACGGCGCCCCGCGCTCGCCGGCGTCCCTCACCGGCACACCGACGTCACAGCCCGGTGTCGAGCAGCAGGGCACTCAGCTCGGCCCGGGTCAGCGGCCGGGTGCTGCCGGGGCGCAGGTCCCCGAGCCGCACCGGGCCGACCTCGGTGCGCACCAGGCGTGTCACCGGGTGACCGACCTCGGCGAGCAGGCGGCGGACGACGTGCTTGCGGCCCTCGTGCAGGACCACCTCGACGAGGGTGCGCCCGCCGGCGGCGTCCACGACCCGGAAGGAGTCGACCGCGACCGGCCCGTCCTCGAGGTCGACCCCTGCCCGCAGCCGGCGGCCGACGTCCTTGGAGACCCGACCCTCGACCTCGGCCAGGTAGGTCTTGCGGACGCCGTAGGAGGGGTGCTGCAGCCGGTGGGCGAGCTCCCCGTCGTTGGTCAGCAGCAGCAGGCCCTCGGTGTCGGCGTCCAGACGGCCGACGTGGAACAACCGGTCCCCGCGATCACCGAGCAGGTCGGCCAGGCACGGCCGGCCCTGCGGGTCCTCCATCGTGGACAGCACGCCGCGCGGCTTGTTGAGGACCAGGTAGGTCCTCGACTCGTCCAGCTGGAGTCGCACCCCGTCGACCGTGATCACCGCCGTGGTGGGGTCGACCCGCACGCCGAGCTCGGTGACGACGTGGCCGTCCACGGTGACCCGGCCGGCCGCGATGAGCGCCTCGCAGGCCCGCCGGGAGCCGACCCCGGCGTGCGCGAGAACCTTCTGCAGCCGGACGCCGTCCGGGTCGTGGACGTCGACCGCGGGCTCGACCGGCTGGGCCGGCCCCGGACGACGAACCCGCTGCCTGGCCGGTCCGGCGGACGGCCGGCCGGTGGGCCGGCCGGGGCGCCCGCGGTGACCGCCTCGGCCCTGCCCGCGGCCGTCAGGCGGGCTCACCGCTCCTCTCCCGCCAGCTGTTCGAGGACGTCAGCGTCGGGCAGGTACGGGGCCAGCGGTGGCAGGTCGTCCACCGACGTCAGCCCCATCCGCTCGAGGAAGTAGCTCGTCGTCCGGTAGAGGACGGCGCCGCTGTCGGGGTCGTGGCCGGCCTCCTCGACCAGACCGCGACTGCTGAGGGTGCGCATCACGCCGTCGACGTTGACCCCCCGGATCGCAGACACTCGTGCCCTGGACACCGGCTGACGGTAGGCGACGACGGCGAGGGTCTCCAGAGCGGCCTGGGTGAGCCGGGCCGTCTGCCCGTCGCGGACGAACCGCTCGACCACCGGGGCGACGTCCGGCCGGCTGAAGATCCGCCAGCCCCCGGCGACCTCCCTCAGCTCGAAGCCGCGGTGCTGCTCGGCGTAGTCGGCGACGAGCTCGGCCAGGAGCGCCTCCACCCGCTCCACGGGCAGGACGAGAGCGGACGCCAGCTGGAGCACGGGCACCGGTTCGTCGACCACCATGAGGACGGCCTCCAGAGCAGCCCGCGCCCCGCCGGGGAGCACGTCGAGGTCGAGGCCCTCGGCCACCGGGTCGTCCTCCCCTGCCGTCCGGCTCGTCGACCCCTGTGCTGCCGCGTTCGCCGCGTCGCTGTGCGTGCCGGCGTCGGTCACGGTGCCACCTCCTGCTCGGCGTCCCGGCCGGCGAGCCGCACGCCGTCCGGGTCTGTCTGGTCGAACTCGTCGTCCACCTCGACGTCACCATCCTCGCTGCCCGTCCAGCGGACGCTGAGCTCCGCCAGGGCCTCGACCTGGTCGAACGCCACGGCGCCGTCGCGGAACAGCTCGAGCAGTGCGAGGAAGCGGGCGACGACGACCGTCGTCGAGGTGGCGTCGGCGACGAGCGCGCGAAAGGTGGTGCGACGGCTGCGACGCAACCGGTCGGCGAGGACCTGCGCCTGCTCCCGGACGCTGACCCGGGCACTGTGCAGGTGGGCCAGGCTGACCCCCTCCGGCTGCGGACGGGGTGCCAGCGCCCGCGCTGCCGCGGTGGCCAGCTGATCGGGCGTGGTGCTCATGACGAGCTCGGGCAGCAGGTTCGCCAGGTGCGGTTCGAGCGGCACCGAGCGGGGGTACCGGCGGCCCTCGGTGGCCAGGCGCTCCGCCAGGGAGGCGGCGACCTGCTTGAACGCCCGGTACTGCAGCAGCCGCGCGAAGAGCAGGTCGCGCGCCTCCAGCCGGGCGACGTCCTCGTCGTCGTCGACCTCGCCGGCGGGCAGCAGGCGGGCTGCCTTCAGGTCCAGCAGGGTCGCGGCGACGACGAGGAACTCGCTGGCCTGCCCGAGGTCCCAGCCGCCGTCGGCGGCCGAGCGGATGTGCGCGACGAACTCGTCGGTGACGGTTGCCAGGGCGATCTCGGTGATGTCGAGCTTGTGCTTGGCGATGAGGGACAGCAGCAGGTCGAACGGCCCGCTGAAGTTCTCCAGGTGGACCTCGAAGGAGCGTCCGGCGGGGCTGCCCGGCCCCTGCTCAGGCGGCGTCACCACGGGCGATGAGCTCGCGGGCGAGCTGCCGGTAGGACTCGGCCGCCGGATGGCCCGGCGCGTACGAGGTGATCGGCTCCGCGGCGACGGACGCGTCCGGGAACTTCACCGTGCGGGCGATGACGGTGTGGAAGACCCGGTCGCCGAACGCCTCCACGACCCGGGCGACGACCTCCCTGCTGTGCAGCGTGCGCGAGTCGTACATCGTGGCGAGGATGCCGTCGATCTGCAGCGCGGGGTTCAGCCGGTCCTGGACCTTCTCGATGGTCTCCACCAGCAGCGCCACCCCGCGCAGGGCGAAGAACTCGCACTCCAGGGGGATGACGACGCCGTGGGCGGCGGTCAGCGCGTTGACGGTCAGCAGGCCCAGGGAGGGCTGGCAGTCGATGAGGACGACGTCGTAGTCGTCGGCCACCGGGCGCAGCACCCGGGCGAGCACCGTCTCGCGGGCCACCTCGCCGACGAGCTGAACCTCCGCCGCGGACAGGTCGATGTTCGCCGGCAGCAGGTCGAGTCCGGCGACCGCGGTGGGACGGATGACCTCCCGGACGTCGCTGGAGCGCTCCATGAGCAGGTTGTAGATGGTCCGGTCGAGCTCGTGCGGGTTCACCCCGAGCCCCACCGACAGTGCGCCCTGGGGGTCGAAGTCGACGAGGAGCACCCGGCGGCCGTACTCGGCCAGGGCAGCACCCAGGTTGATGGTCGTCGTCGTCTTGCCGACGCCGCCCTTCTGGTTGCACATCGCGATGATCCGAGCTGGACCGTGCCCCGCCAGCGGGGCGGGTTCGGGGAAGGCGGGCAGTGGGCGGCCGGTCGGGCCGACCGTCTCCCCGGCAGGCACCACGGTGGTGTCACTGCTGCTCACAGGTGCTCTCGTCTCCTGCTCGGACGGCGGTCAGATCGCAGCGACCCTACCCCAGCAGCACCGCGGGTCAGCGGGCCCGCGGGTGCGCGGCGGCGTACACCTCGCGCAGGGTGTCGACGGTGACGAGCGTGTAGACCTGCGTGGTCGTCACCGAGGCGTGGCCGAGGAGCTCCTGGACCACCCGGACGTCGGCGCCGCCCTCGAGCAGGTGGGTCGCGAAGGAGTGCCGCAGGGTGTGCGGGGAGACGTGCTCGGACAGCCCGGCCCGCTGAGCGGCCGAGCGCAGCACCGCCCACGCGCTCTGGCGCGACAGCCGTCCGCCCCGGCTGTTGAGGAAGACCGCCGGGGTCCCCCGCCCGGCCCGGGCCAGCACCGGGCGGGACCGGACGAGGTAGGCCTCGAGCGCCTGCACGGCGTAGGACCCGAGCGGCACCAGCCGCTCCTTGCCGCCCTTGCCGACGAGCCGCACGGCGGCGCCGACGCCCCCGTCGTCCCCGGTGAGCACGTCGTCGACGTCGAGCCCGACGGCCTCACTGATCCGGGCGCCGGAGCCGTAGAGCAGCTCGAGCAGCGCCCGGTCCCGCAGCGCGGCGGCGGTGTCGCCGACGGACGCGGCCTCGAGCAGCCGGGTGACCGCGGCGACGCTGATGGCCTTGGGCAGCCGCTTGGGCGGTGTCGGCGGGCGGACGTCCCGGGCCGGGTCGGCGACCGTCGTCCCCTCGAGGGCGAGAAAGCGGTGCAGGCCGCGCACGGCGACGACGGTGCGCGCCGCCGACGCGGCGGACAGCGCCGGGCGGCCGTCCTGCCCGGTGCGGATGGTGGCGAGGAAGTCGCTGACGTCCTGGGCCACGACGTCGCCGGGGTCACGCCGGCCCTGTCCCTCCAGGAACGCCACGTACCGCTCGAGGTCCCGGCGGTAGGCACCGAGGGTGTTCACCGACAGTCCGCGCTCAACGGTGAGGTGCTCGAGGTAGCCGGCCACCGCGCGGGCCAGGCCGCTCGGTGGTGCTGGCCGCCGCGGGCTCGTCAGGAGAGCACCTCGGCCAGCGGGACGGCGTCCAGCCCGTGGGCCTCCGCGACCGGGGCGTACGTCACCGCCCCGGCGTGGGTGTTGAGCCCGAGGGACAGCGGCTCGTCGTCGCGCATCGCCTGCTGCCAGCCCTTGTCGGCCAGCTCCAGGGCGTACGGCAAGGTGACGTTCGTCAAGGCGTAGGTGGAGGTGTGCGGGACGGCGCCGGGCATGTTCGCGACGCAGTAGAAGACCGAGTCGTGCACCCGGTAGGTGGGTTCCGCGTGCGTGGTCGGGCGGGAGTCCTCGAAGCAGCCGCCCTGGTCGATGGAGATGTCGACGAGCACGCTGCCGGGCTTCATCCGGGAGACCAGCTCGGTGCTGACCAGCTTGGGTGCCCTGGCGCCCGGGACGAGGACCGCGCCGATGACGACGTCGGCGTCCAGGACGGCCCGCTCGATCTCGTAGGTGTTGCTCGCGACCGTCTGGCAGTGCCCCTGGTAGATCGCGTCCACCTGGCGCAGCCGGGCGACGTTCTTGTCGAGCAGGAGCACCTCGGCCTGCATACCGAGCGCGATGGCGGCCGCGTTGAACCCGGCCACGCCGGCTCCGATGACGACGACCTTGGCGGCGTAGGTGCCCGGCACACCGCCCATGAGGACCCCGCGGCCGCCCTGGGCGCGCATGAGGGTGTGCGCGCCGACCTGCGGGGCGAGCCGGCCGGCGACCTCGCTCATCGGGGCGAGCAGCGGCAGCGAGTGGTCCGGCAGCTCCACGGTCTCGTAGGCGATGGCGGTCACCTTGCGCTCGACGAGCTCGGTGGTGAGCCGGGCGTCGGCGGCCAGGTGCAGGTAGGTGAAGAGAGTCTGCCCCTCGCGCATCCGGTGGTACTCCGACGCCACCGGCTCCTTGACCTTGAGCACGAGGTCGGCCTCGGCCCACACGTCGTCGGGTGAGTCCAGGATCTGGGCTCCCGCGCCGGCGAAGTCCTCGTCGGAGATCGAGGACCCGGTCCCGGCGTCCGTCTCGACGTACACCTGGTGACCGTGGCGGACCAGCTCGTGGACGCCGGAGGGGGTGGCGGCCACCCGGTACTCGTTGTTCTTGACCTCGCGCGGGATGCCGATCTTCACGAGCCGTCACTCTAGTGTCATCTGCGTCACCTCCCGCCACGTCCGCGCTCGGCGGTCCGTCAGCCGACCACCCTCGGTGGTCAGTCGACAATCCCCCCTCGTGATCATGCAATCCCGCCACCCACCCGCTCGCAGAATGCTGGGTTGTGGGCGCGACACGCCGGCCAGGCCGTGCTGAGCGCAGCATTCTGTGGTGGAGGCGCGCCACCCGACGTGAGGCTGACATGGCAACCAAGACCACCTCGGAGGGTGGCGGGATTGCATGATCACCGAGGGGTGGGGCTCGGAGGGTGGCGGGATTGCATGATCACGGCGAGGGGAGGGTGTGGGGGTGGGGAGGGTGGGGATGGGGAGCCGGCAGCGTGACCGCCGTGGGCACAGCGACCGGTCAGGACCGGTGGAGGGCGAGTACCCGATCGACACCGGCACGGTTCGCCTGACCCGCGACGGCGCCGACCCTGACGCATGGACGGTCTGGGTCAACGGGGTGCCGAGCTCGCCGGTCAACCTGCGCGACCCGACAGTCCTGGAGTTCGAGTACCTGCAGTGGATGGCGGACGTCGTCGAGGTCGCGGCCGCGCCGGCTCCCCAGCCGCTCGACGTCGTCCACCTCGGCGGCGGCGGGTGCGCCCTGGCCCGGCACCTGGACGCCGTCCGGCCGGGGTCCCGGCAGGTCGTCGTCGAGCTGGACGCCGAGCTGAACCGGCTCGTCCGAGGCTGGTTCGGCCTGCCCCGCTCCCCTCGCCTGCGGCTGCAGTCCGGGGACGCCCGAGAGGGCCTGGCGAGGCGTCCGGACGCCAGCGCGGACGTCGTCGTCCGGGACGTGTTCGCGGGCGCGAGGACTCCCTCGCACCTGACGACGGCCGAGTTCGTGGCCTGCGTCGCCCGGGTGCTGCGCCCGGGCGCGGTCTACCTCGCGAACATCGCCGACCCCGGGGCCCTGGAGGAGCTGCGCGTCGAGATCGCTTCGGCGACAGCCGTTTTCGAGTCCGTCGCCGTGCTTGCCGAACCGGCGGCGCTACGGCGCCGGCGGTGGGCGAACGCCGTCCTCATCGGGTCGCACGTCCCCCTGCCGGTCGCAGCCCTCGCGCGTCGGGCGGCGTCCGGGGCGGTGCGGGCCCGACTGGTGCACGGGGACGCCCTGGTCCAGCTGCGGGCCGGCGCCCGGCCGCGGCACGACCCGCAGTGAGCGCGCCGCGGCCGGCTCTGTCTCACAGGCCGGCGAGCACCTCGGTGAGGTCGTCCAGGCCCAGGGAGCCGGCCGACAGGGCCGCCATGTGCCAGGCCTTGAGGTCAAAGCCGTCGCCCCGGCGGCGGCGAGCCTCCTCCCGCCCCGCGAGCCACGCGCGCTCCCCCAGCTTGTAGCTGATCGCCTGCCCGGGCCAGCCCAGGTACCGGACGACCTCACTGTCGATGAAGGCGGCCTCACGCCCGCTGTGGGCTCCGAAGAACTCCCTGGCCAGCTCCGGCGTCCAGGTCTCCCCGGGGTGGAACGTGGAGTCCTCCGGCACGCTGAGCCGCAGGTGCATGCCGATGTCGATGACGACCCGGACGGCGCGCATCATCTGCGCGTCGAGGTAGCCAAGCCGGGCGCCCGGGTCGGCGAGGTAGCCGAGCTCGTCCATAAGGCGTTCGGCGTACAGGGCCCATCCCTCGGTGTTCGCGCTGACCGATCCCACCGTCGTCTGGTAGGTGGACAGCTGTGGCGCCACGTAGGCCCACTGCGCCAGCTGCAGGTGGTGGCCCGGAACTCCCTCGTGGTACCAGGTCGAGACCAGGTTCCACAGCGGGAACCGGTTCTGCCCCAAGGTCGGCAGCCAGGTACGGCCCGGCCGGGAGAAGTCGAGGGTGGGGCGGGTGTAGTACGGCGCGGCAGCGCTGCCCGGTGGGGCGATGCGGGCCTCGACGACCTTCACCGGGTCCGCGATGTCGAAGTGCGTCCCGTCGAGGTCGGCGACGGCGCCGTCGAGCATCTGCTGCAACCGCTCCCGGACCGCCTCGACGCCCTCCACCGCCTCGCCCTCGGCGTCCAGGTGCCGCATCGCCTCGAGCGGTGTGGCGCCGGGTAGAACGCGCTCGGCCTCCTCGCGAATCTCGGCGTCCAGGCGCAGGTACTCCTGCCACCCCCAGCGGTAGGCCTCCTCGAGGTCGAGGTCGGCACCGGTGGACAGCCGCGCGAGCAGTCGGTAGCGCTCGGCGCCGACGGCGTCCGGGGTGCCCTCGGTGGCCGGCAGGTACTCGTGCAGCAGGACCCCCCGCAGGTCGGCGGTGGCCCGGTTGGCCGACTCGGCGGCGCGCGTCAGGTCGCTCCGCAGGCTCGCGGGGAGGTCGGCGGGCGCCTCCTCGACGAACCCGGTGAACCAGCCACGACCGCCGGCCGCCTCCAGCCAGTCCCCGAGCTGGTCGGCGAGCGTGCGCACCTGCCGGGGCGCGGCGTACAGACCACGCCGGCCTCCTGCGCGCAGCGACTCGACGTACCCGGCGAAGGACTCGTCGACCCGGGACATCCGCCGGGCGATGACTGCCCAGTCCTCCGGTGTGCGCGCCGGCATCATCGAGAACAGCTGCCGCACCGCCTGGGGCGGTCCGAAGATGTTGCGCACCTGGCGCAGGTGCTCACCAGCAGCACTGACGGCGAGCTGGGCCTCGAGCCGCTCCCGCAGCAGCCGGGCGGCCCGCGCCTCCAGGGGGTCCTCGGCCGCGCCGGCGGCCTCGGCCGCCGCGAGCCGTCCGAGTGCCCGGCGGGCGGCGTCGTCCTTGGCGTCCTGGGCCTGCGGCGACAGGTCGGGGGCCCGGTCGTCGCCGGGACGTCGTCCGAGGGAGGTGGCGACCAGCGGGTCGAGCTCGACGAGCTCGTCGACGTAGGCGTCGGCGACGGCCCGCGGGGTCCGCGGGCCGTCGTCCTGTGGGCCGCCGTCCTGTGGCCCGGTGCTGGGGCCCGTGCTTCCGCTCGGCCCGGTCGTGATGGGTGGCATGTCCTCATCGTGCCGGAGCCAGTCGCCGGAGCGCTCGTCGAGTCACGATCACCCGTGTGCGGCGATATGTCGATGTCCGCGGTGATTGGCCGTTCTCGTCAGGGCACCCGACCCTGCGGTCACCGCGCACGTGACCGGATTGTTACGCCGATGTTGACGAGTCTGCTTGCCGCTCACGGCCCTGGGGAGTTGGCTCGTGACGCACTGTGCGGCAACCCCGCCGCAGTCCCGATGGAAGGACCAGGTTCATGGCATTCAGTACGCGCAGACGTCGTTCTGCCGCGGTCGCGGGCGGTCTGGGCATCGCCCTCGTCCTGACCGCCTGCGGCGGCGACAGCGGCGACGGCGGAGACGGCGACGCCGAGGCCGGCGGCGAGGTCGACTGCTCGGCGTTCGAGGAGTTCGGCGACCTGGAGGGCGAGACGGTCTCGGTCTACACCTCGATCGTCTCCCCCGAGGACGCCCCGCACATCGAGTCCTACAAGCCGTTCGAGGAGTGCACCGGGGCCGAGATCGACTACGAGGGCTCCCGCGAGTTCGAGGCCCAGCTCGTCGTCCGGATCCAGTCCGGCAACGCCCCGGACATCGCCTACATCCCCCAGCCGGGCCTGCTGCAGACGCTGGTGCGTGACACCGGAGCAGTCGTCCCGGCCCCGGACAGCGTCGCGGCCAACGTCGACGAGTTCTGGAACGAGGACTGGAAGGCGTACGGCTCGGTCGACGGCACCTTCTACGCGGCCCCGATCGGCGCGAACGTCAAGTCGTTCGTCTGGTACTCCCCCTCGATGTTCGAGGAGGCGGGCTACGAGATCCCGCAGACCTGGGACGAGCTCATCGACCTGTCCGACCAGATCGTCGCCGACGGCGGCGTGCCGTGGTGCGCCGGCATCGGGTCCGGCGACGCGACGGGCTGGCCGGCCACCGACTGGCTGGAGGACCTCGTGCTGCGCACCGCGGGCCCGGAGGTCTACGACCAGTGGGTCGCTCACGAGATCCCGTTCGACGACCCGCAGATCGCGGAGGCGCTCGCGGAGGTCGGCTCGATCCTCAAGAACGAGGAGTACGTCAACGGTGGCCTGGGCGGGGTCCAGAGCATCGCCTCCACCGAGTTCGGCGACGCCGGCCTGCCGATCCTCGACGGGGCGTGCTGGATGCACCGCCAGGCGTCCTTCTACCAGGCCAACTGGCCTGAGGGCACCGAGGTGGCCGAGGACGGCGACGTCTTCGCGTTCTACCTCCCGTCGATGGACGACACCCGGCCGCTGCTCGGCGGTGGCGAGTTCGCCGCCGCGTTCTCGGACCGGCCGGCCGTGCAGGCGTTCCAGACCTACCTGTCCTCGGACGACTGGGCGAACGAGAAGGCGAAGGTCAGCGGGCCGGGCTGGGTGAGCTCGAACACCGGCCTGGACCCGGCGAACCTCGAGTCGCCGATCGACCAGCTGTCCGCCGAGCTGTTCCAGGACGAGGAGGCCGTCTTCCGGTTCGACGCCTCCGACCTCATGCCCGGTGAGGTCGGTGCCGGCAGCTTCTGGACCGAGATGACGAACTGGATCGCCAACGACAAGGACGACCAGGCCGTTCTCGAGGCCATCGAGGCGTCCTGGCCGTGACGGTCGAGTGACCCGGACGTCGTCCTGATGTCGTCCTGATGTCGTCCGGCCGGGAGTGCCGGGGCCTGTGGCAAGGTGGCCCCGGCACTTCCGGTCCGGGCGGCACGCAGCGAGGAGAACGAGATGGACTGGTTGCTCGACGCCGGGACGCCCGGCGAGAAGTTC
This DNA window, taken from Kineosporiaceae bacterium SCSIO 59966, encodes the following:
- a CDS encoding DUF885 domain-containing protein; translation: MPPITTGPSGSTGPSTGPQDGGPQDDGPRTPRAVADAYVDELVELDPLVATSLGRRPGDDRAPDLSPQAQDAKDDAARRALGRLAAAEAAGAAEDPLEARAARLLRERLEAQLAVSAAGEHLRQVRNIFGPPQAVRQLFSMMPARTPEDWAVIARRMSRVDESFAGYVESLRAGGRRGLYAAPRQVRTLADQLGDWLEAAGGRGWFTGFVEEAPADLPASLRSDLTRAAESANRATADLRGVLLHEYLPATEGTPDAVGAERYRLLARLSTGADLDLEEAYRWGWQEYLRLDAEIREEAERVLPGATPLEAMRHLDAEGEAVEGVEAVRERLQQMLDGAVADLDGTHFDIADPVKVVEARIAPPGSAAAPYYTRPTLDFSRPGRTWLPTLGQNRFPLWNLVSTWYHEGVPGHHLQLAQWAYVAPQLSTYQTTVGSVSANTEGWALYAERLMDELGYLADPGARLGYLDAQMMRAVRVVIDIGMHLRLSVPEDSTFHPGETWTPELAREFFGAHSGREAAFIDSEVVRYLGWPGQAISYKLGERAWLAGREEARRRRGDGFDLKAWHMAALSAGSLGLDDLTEVLAGL
- a CDS encoding carbohydrate ABC transporter substrate-binding protein codes for the protein MAFSTRRRRSAAVAGGLGIALVLTACGGDSGDGGDGDAEAGGEVDCSAFEEFGDLEGETVSVYTSIVSPEDAPHIESYKPFEECTGAEIDYEGSREFEAQLVVRIQSGNAPDIAYIPQPGLLQTLVRDTGAVVPAPDSVAANVDEFWNEDWKAYGSVDGTFYAAPIGANVKSFVWYSPSMFEEAGYEIPQTWDELIDLSDQIVADGGVPWCAGIGSGDATGWPATDWLEDLVLRTAGPEVYDQWVAHEIPFDDPQIAEALAEVGSILKNEEYVNGGLGGVQSIASTEFGDAGLPILDGACWMHRQASFYQANWPEGTEVAEDGDVFAFYLPSMDDTRPLLGGGEFAAAFSDRPAVQAFQTYLSSDDWANEKAKVSGPGWVSSNTGLDPANLESPIDQLSAELFQDEEAVFRFDASDLMPGEVGAGSFWTEMTNWIANDKDDQAVLEAIEASWP